The nucleotide sequence GTTTGTTGCCAGTATTTTCGTCTTCTCTGGGAATACAGCTTTCACCCTGAAGCTCACAGACGGTGCGTTCCAATACCACAGAATAATGTTTTTTAATCCAGCTCCGTTGACATTTGACCAGATCAGCCGCTGTGTGAATGCCTTGCCGTTGCAGGCGCTGGCTGATTTTTCGCCCTACACCCCAGACTTCGCCTACCGGCGTGATCGCCATTAAACGTTGTTGTCGTTTGGAGTCCGTCAAGTCCACCACACCACCGGTAGCTCGATATTTTTTCGCGGCATAGTTGGCGAGTTTGGCGAGGGTTTTGGTGGTGGAAATGCCGACGCCGATGGGCAGCCCTGTCCACTGCTGTACCCTCTGTTTTATTTCTTGCCCCATCATCAATAGCTGTTCTTTCGGGAAGCCCGCCAAGTCCACAAACGCCTCATCGATGGAATACACCTCTACGTCCGGGCTGAACTGCTCCAGCACCCACATAAAGCGGGAAGACATATCACCATAAAGGGTGTAGTTGGAGCTTTTCAGAACAATGGCGCCTTGTTCAACCAGATGCCTGACCTTAAAGGCAGGCGTTCCCATCTTCACGCCCAATGCTTTGAGTTCAGGGGTTCGGGCGACAATGCAACCATCATTATTACTGAGTACACCTAAAGGAATATTCAGCAGGGTCGGATCAAACACACGTTCACAAGCACAATAAAACGAATTGGCATCACAGAGGGCGATGACCTTGTCGCTGCCCATTACGACCGCAACTCATGAATAACCTGTGTGACCACGCCCCATACATCGAGCTCCTGTTCTGCCGTTAATCGTACCGGGGGATAATCGGGATGTTCCGAATGCAGTTCGGCTTTCTTATTGTTCAGCTTCAGACGTTTAACCAGCAGTTCGCCGTCCAGCAAGGCGATGACAATATCTCCGGAACGGGCGGTCAGGGAACGATCAATTATCAGCAGGTCGCCGTCATGAATGCCCGCACCTATCATCGAATTACCCTGAGCCCGGGCAAAAAAGGTTGCGGTCGGATGCTGAACCAGAAGTTGGTCAAGGGATAGTCGGTCTTCCAGATAATCCGCCGCAGGGCTGGGAAAACCACAGGCAGCAGGGCTTTGGTAAAAGGGAAAGGATGTTTTCCCAGACGGGGGTTGCAATAGTTTTGGTGTTATAATCATGCTTTCATCAAATACTGTACATAGATACAGTATACGATAAATTCACAACCCTGTTGCTGTCAACTCGCTCCCGATCTGTTTGTGAACACCGCCGGTGAGCGAGTGATGGCAAGCATCACCCACTACCTTGAGCGGAGGCTAAAACTGAGGGTAAACCCGACAAAGAGCAAGGTAGTGAAAGCTACCGAAGCTGAGTTCCTGAGTTTTACCTTCACAGGGAAGCGAATCCGCTGGTCGTAGAAGAGTCTGAACCGTTTCAAGCGGAAAATCCTGAAACTCACTGGCCGAAGCTGGGGAGTATCGATGGAATATCGCTTGAAGAAGCTGGCCGAATATATCCGGGGCTGGATGGGTTATTTCAGGATAACCGAATATTACAGTCCCATACCGCGACTGGATCAATGGATACGTCGGCGGATTCGCTGTTGTTTTATCAAGCAATGGCGAAAGCCGAAAACCCGTTACAGAAATTTGATCAGGTTAGGTGTTGATCACATCAAGGCCGCCTCGATTGCAGCCAGTAGCAAAGGGTATTACCGGCTAAGCAAAACCTATGCGGCACAGTTAGCATTAAACGACAGTTCTCTCAGTAAACTCGGGCTTGTTTCCCTGAAAGACTTGTGGATCAGGTTTCACCATCCTCGGTGAATCGCCCGGTGCGGACCCGCACGCCGGAGTGATGTGGAGGCTGGAGGTTAAAGACCTCCGGCTACCCGATTTATAGCCGATTTGCACTAGTCTACAAGGAATATTTCTTGTACTTCTTTTGCTTTATTTGGCTGAGACTTATCTTCGTCTGGAATTACCTCTAGGTTTGCCCCCAAAGATAATTTACACCATTCTTGCCAAGCTCCATTTTTTAGTTTGTCAAAGTGTAAAAAATATGTTTCGCCAAAAGCGTCTTTTGCAAAAAGAAAACTAGCTCTATCTTTGGGGCGGTTATGTATTTTGACGGATATGAAATCTTTTACTTCATATTCGCTTGGTGTTTCAATGATGCTGTCTGATTTTAAATATGTCCGCCATTTTTTGGATTTAAACGGGTTGTTATCTATATTTACTTTACTCAGTTTCTCAATTATTTTGCTATTAAACGAATCTCTAGAATCACCAAATTCGAGAATGTGTTCTGATACCATTTCTAAAAGCTCTAAGCCTTGTTCTGGGAACTTAGAACAATATTCATCGCGAGAAAAACAAAATTCGATCTCTTCAAATACTTTTCTTGCTTGAGCGCAAGCTGTTCTAAGGTACCCATCATTACGGAAAACATCTGATAAAATGCGTGCTGCTCTGACTAGAGCATCAACGGCTTCATCAGGGTTAGGGTTAATATCAACCAAGTTTTCCATTTTTCTTTTCCAGGCACTAGCCCTGTAGGCACCTAATATACCACGGTATATATCTGATTCTTTCCATTTTTTTGTTTTATCTAATACTTCAGAATATTTTCCAGAGTATAAAAGAGAAAGAAAATAACCGTTATATATAGATCGCCCAAAGCTTACAATATCACTTTCTTCTCTTGTCCATCCATCATCAATTAGTTTTTGATAGATTTCTAAGGATTCATCATACCTGTTTGTATCGTGATAAAGCCTACCAAGCAAATAATAAGACTGAGCATTATTTGAATCAATTGATATTGCTTTTTTATATTCTCGTTCTGCGCCATTAAAGTCTTTTAGTGCTTCAGAAACTCTTGCAAAACTTCTATGGTATAAAGCATTATCATCATAAATATACTTTGCTTCTTGAAGTTTCCTATAGAGTGAAACAGCAATATCAGTGTTTCTGAATGCTTTTTTTATTTTTTTGTTTATTTCGGTTATTAAAATTTTTAAGTTTTGGTTTGTATCTTTAGGTATGTAATCAACATGCCACTCTGGTATATCTCGTTGATCTTGCTTGATGTCTATTTCTTTTGATAAAACCCTTCTTTTATTAATTAGATTTTGTACTTTATTTCTAGCGTCGATATTTTTTGGACTAATTAATAGTAGGTCTCTAACCGAGTCGCTTAAACTGTAAGTTTCATTTTGATCTGTAGATTCACGTTTGATTAAGCTTGTACGACTTAGTTCACCTATGCTTGATGAAACATCATCTAATGACAGCCCTAATAACTCACACAGAGACATTCTTGAGGAAGAATCTTCGACAAATATAGCCTCTAAAACTTGAATGGAGTTATCGCTAAGTGTTTCAAT is from Endozoicomonas gorgoniicola and encodes:
- a CDS encoding Y-family DNA polymerase, coding for MGSDKVIALCDANSFYCACERVFDPTLLNIPLGVLSNNDGCIVARTPELKALGVKMGTPAFKVRHLVEQGAIVLKSSNYTLYGDMSSRFMWVLEQFSPDVEVYSIDEAFVDLAGFPKEQLLMMGQEIKQRVQQWTGLPIGVGISTTKTLAKLANYAAKKYRATGGVVDLTDSKRQQRLMAITPVGEVWGVGRKISQRLQRQGIHTAADLVKCQRSWIKKHYSVVLERTVCELQGESCIPREDENTGNKHQIICSRSFGGRVTEKSDLHSALSSFATRACEKLRSQQKFAREAVVFIRTDPFKEAPQYCQSIRLVAPSPTNDTRLWLQQITPALDALYQQGYEYKKAGFMLLDLCGSQSFQGDLLSMNSLPEASEMMKVLDAVNQRFGQQTLKPASIGFQPAGWCMSQQSLSPKYTTRWSDIMTVGAR
- a CDS encoding LexA family protein — protein: MIITPKLLQPPSGKTSFPFYQSPAACGFPSPAADYLEDRLSLDQLLVQHPTATFFARAQGNSMIGAGIHDGDLLIIDRSLTARSGDIVIALLDGELLVKRLKLNNKKAELHSEHPDYPPVRLTAEQELDVWGVVTQVIHELRS
- a CDS encoding group II intron maturase-specific domain-containing protein, producing MNRFKRKILKLTGRSWGVSMEYRLKKLAEYIRGWMGYFRITEYYSPIPRLDQWIRRRIRCCFIKQWRKPKTRYRNLIRLGVDHIKAASIAASSKGYYRLSKTYAAQLALNDSSLSKLGLVSLKDLWIRFHHPR
- a CDS encoding tetratricopeptide repeat protein, whose product is MLPESVAGWLRNTHIYEVRNAISHPNRPFWDCYWYRVASIATDPVNEILGLQEIKKTFLAAEAGTIQDPPEEWLSKIIWQIPNNLPNQFDHGVTGLIGRTSELGELKKLISNQRVNTIALVAPGGTGKTALALDLLSAIVSTPAYSKHIDAVVYTTLKTEKLTAEGVVPLDAVETISELKRSIVNSLNEIFDDENDSFDDSINSYKNKNILLCLDNLETLLRDNHDSFENLNHSLPVTWKVLVTSRVSITNSSVLSLNVLKEKSAIHLARTYLKKRGANPLEENAYKKLTKECHYNPLAIRLTLDLVIKGKPIPDSLNVANKEIAEFSYNNLIETLSDNSIQVLEAIFVEDSSSRMSLCELLGLSLDDVSSSIGELSRTSLIKRESTDQNETYSLSDSVRDLLLISPKNIDARNKVQNLINKRRVLSKEIDIKQDQRDIPEWHVDYIPKDTNQNLKILITEINKKIKKAFRNTDIAVSLYRKLQEAKYIYDDNALYHRSFARVSEALKDFNGAEREYKKAISIDSNNAQSYYLLGRLYHDTNRYDESLEIYQKLIDDGWTREESDIVSFGRSIYNGYFLSLLYSGKYSEVLDKTKKWKESDIYRGILGAYRASAWKRKMENLVDINPNPDEAVDALVRAARILSDVFRNDGYLRTACAQARKVFEEIEFCFSRDEYCSKFPEQGLELLEMVSEHILEFGDSRDSFNSKIIEKLSKVNIDNNPFKSKKWRTYLKSDSIIETPSEYEVKDFISVKIHNRPKDRASFLFAKDAFGETYFLHFDKLKNGAWQEWCKLSLGANLEVIPDEDKSQPNKAKEVQEIFLVD